The genomic segment ATCACTAATTTTATCACCTTCTTGTGTAGGCTCTATCTTTCTCGTTTTTTCTTGATCAGCTATATATAGTAAATGTTCTAAATATACATCTCCTAATTCCTTACATTGTTCTAAAGTTCCACATAAATCATTTTTGGGAGCCATTTTTGATAAATCATAATTAATTTTTTTAGTTAGTCTATATTCAGCAGGCTCAGAATACTTCTCTTCTTCTATTTTATCTTCTTTAACTTCTTCTACTTTAATACTTTCTTTAGTAACTTTAGATTTATTTACTTCATCATATATTGCAAAAAAAGAAATTACTAAAAGAATTAAAAGTATTATTCTTCTATTTTTTTTATCCATCCTCTTCCTCTCAAAAAAAGGTGTCTAATGACACCTTATTTTTTCTCATATTCTTTTATGTATGAAATCACTTCTTCAACTTTCATTTCTCCAGCAAATGATCCATCTCTATGTTTAACTTCAACTAAACCATTAGCCACACCTTTTCCAACTATTATTTTTAAAGGTATTCCTATTAAGTCAGCATCTTTAAATTTAAATCCTGCTTTTTCATCTCTATCATCATATATTACATCAATATTATTAGCTAACATTTCTGAATAAAGTTTTTCTGAAACTTCTTTAGCTGCTTCATCTTTAACATTAACTAAGATTAAATCAACTAAATATGGAGCTATTGATTTAGGCCATATAATACCAAAATCATCATAGTTTTGTTCTATTGCAGCTGCTGCTACCCTAGAAACTCCTATACCATAACATCCCATGATTACTGTTTCAGCTACACCTTTATCATTTAATACTTTAGTATTCATAGCACTAGAATACTTTTTACCTAGTTTAAATATGTGTCCTACTTCTATTCCTCTAGCTATATCTAAAGTTCCACCATCAAGAGCTTTATCTCCTTTTTGAGCTTTTCTAATATCTCCACTTAAATCAAAGTGTAAATCAGATAAATTCATATTTTTATAGTGGTGTCCTTCAACATTTGCTCCACCTACAAAGTTTTTCATATATTTTACTGATTCATCTATTACTACTTTAACTTTTCCTTCTGCTATTGAAGCTATTTCTTTTAATGGTGAGAAATATCCTCCTGCAAATCCTAATTCTGTTAAATCTTTTTCTTCCATCATTTCAAGATCTATTTTAGCTCCAAAAATATTTTTAACTTTAACATCGTTAATTTCTAAATCCCCTCTAATTACTGCAACATAGTAATTGAAAGTTTTATCTTCTTGTTCTTCTTTAAATAGAACTGATTTAATAGTTTTTGCTGCATCTACATTTAAGTAACTAGATACTTCCTCTATGGTTTTCATTTCAGGTGTTGCAACTAATTCTTTAGCTAATTCACTTGATTCATCCATAACAAAATCTAAAACTGATACTGCTTTTTC from the Streptobacillus canis genome contains:
- a CDS encoding proline--tRNA ligase, which produces MRFSKSFIKTYKEVPKEAETVSHQLMLRASMIRQLTRGVYTYLPLGLKVLKKIENIVREELNRIDAQEVLMPVLQPADLWQESGRWFSYGAELMRLHDRNNRDFVLGPTHEEVIVDLFRNTVTSYKDLPLNIYQIQTKFRDERRPRFGLMRGREFIMKDAYSFHLTQECLDREYNNVKEAYCRIFERCGLDFRAVDADTGSIGGSESHEFMVLAASGEDDILYSDKSDYAANVEKAVSVLDFVMDESSELAKELVATPEMKTIEEVSSYLNVDAAKTIKSVLFKEEQEDKTFNYYVAVIRGDLEINDVKVKNIFGAKIDLEMMEEKDLTELGFAGGYFSPLKEIASIAEGKVKVVIDESVKYMKNFVGGANVEGHHYKNMNLSDLHFDLSGDIRKAQKGDKALDGGTLDIARGIEVGHIFKLGKKYSSAMNTKVLNDKGVAETVIMGCYGIGVSRVAAAAIEQNYDDFGIIWPKSIAPYLVDLILVNVKDEAAKEVSEKLYSEMLANNIDVIYDDRDEKAGFKFKDADLIGIPLKIIVGKGVANGLVEVKHRDGSFAGEMKVEEVISYIKEYEKK